The DNA window CCTCCATAACGTAAATCTattaaacttcatttttttatagTATCATTAATTCTATGACTTTTAAGTTTCATATTCATAGCCTCCAACtactaaattataaaatttaagatatatattttatgatatctctctatttttaatgacaaaataaattcacaagttttttatttcatgaaatttcaactcaagattATTCTTTATATTTCATTGTTCTTTgtagtattattatattatcaaattCATGCTTTAACTTGACACGGTGAAAAAGACTATTGAATGTTGATTAGTTTGTTAAAGTGGTTGTCAGACAAGAGGTCAAAAAAGTGGGCAttgattttgtattcttatttttatctattgTCTTATGATAAGGTTCCAAGGAAGATGTGTGTGCCTTTATTTATTCTCCATGTAACTTCTTTAGTTTGAATTCttataactttttattattgCAAGTATATATTTTTGCTTAGATgcaaattagttattataactttGTGTGTAATAATACTAACTACTAACAAAGGTTTAAAAAAACTATTGCACAGagaactatttatattttttttctttaaagatttctcaattttgtttatataacctcattattttttatttcatgaaaCCCCTACTTGagattatcttttttatttcatatttgaaatagtgtttttcttaatttttcttaaagtcTTTCTGACATAACTACTAAAACAGAAGTTAAAGAGCAAAAGGCACCTATACATTTCTTATTTCAAGTTAAATAACAAACATTGAAGACGAGTATTAACTACTACAAAAACTACACTATACACCatatttttacttcaatttaatagattttcatttcatgaaaagttttatttttaaaacatagaaagtgtaattcaattttattttgtcgTGTACTTTTCCGCTCCATGATATTCACCTTCTTGTAGTatgtcaatttcttttttagttttggacGGGGCTATAAAGTAAGATACTTTTACTTAATTAACTTTAATATATATCTTGAAGAAAATATAGTTCTTTGACCCAGCTTTTTGGTTATATAAATTTCTTTTGATTGAATAAGGgtaagattgaaaaaaaataaaaaatcagtgAAGTCTTCATTATTATGTAAAACACGAttggaaacaaaataaaaaataaaaatataaactttattttgaaataaagggAGTATGTAATGtaagaaagtgaaaaaagtattgaaaaagttaaaataagttCTTTATTATCTGTGAAGTGATCAAAATTATTACTCCATAACATTTTGATTATCCAAATGTCACCTTCATGTCTATAATATAATTAGCTAGACAATCCAACTATACttaacaatttaaattaaatataatttacgAATAATCATTTTTACGTTTTAGACATTacaatttctatattttatcaaattatttttcatacatcTTATACAATCTATTTCAATTATCATATAATTATCGGTTGATTtagtcttttttaaaattaattggttttgttttttattttatgttctaAACTCtactttttaaatatgtatacGTCATAATTTTTGACatataaatacaattatctTCACTTTGTTATGGATGGAGTGAATGGAccatgttcttttttttttttctcacataCTTTTTTTAATGAGCTTTGTTTATCTTCAAGCTGGTTATATGCCAttaatcaatttatatttaacGAAAACTGAAAAAGTACATTTTCTTCCTTTAtgtaatagtatattttatttgttagaaaTTAGTTCAATGTGAATAACaaaatgaattcaaatttaaattttttatctatttaattgaatttgaacgaAAAACtcttttatattcaaataatatgaaaaggttaatttatatttttgatataatattttacgACCGCACGTAGCGCGGCTGAATTACCTAGTAAATATATAATACTCATTATAGGCACAAGGTTGTGTTCGTGGCATGGCATGATCTCTAatcaatatttataattaaacttTTAAGAAGGTATATAaataagagcaactttcacatatagcaaacacaaaatttatatttgtatgctatagcaaactttgcataattgcgctccataacaaacataaatatgtatatttcgctatacatatacaaaagaaagcagttgtataatctgctttggtatacatatacaaaaagatcaattgtataaagtgagagaggcgagtgagcgagcgagatctgggagagtggtgagtgagatttgggagagtggcgagtgagatctgggagaggggagagaggagaacgaaaatatatgtatatatacaattttcacgcattttatacatttgcgtttttgtataaagtgagagagggaagtgagagagcgagatctgggagagtggcaagcgagatctaggagaggggagagaggggaacgaaaatatatgtatatatacaattttctctcgctttatacaaacacaaacacattttatacaatttgcggttcttgtataaagtgagagaggcgagaactgggagaggggagagaggtgaacgaaaatatagtatatatacaattttctctcgctttatacaaagacaaacgcactttatacacttgcgtttgtataaaaaacaagagaggcgagggagagaacgagagtggcgagcgagattcaccaggagagaggtgaaatagcaacaatttgctatgaggtacaattaaatcaaactatatttatagcatttaatttgaattaatagtttgctattatatacaattttccctataaataacactaattaattatgttaatgCTAGATCTGGATATGTTGCAATATAATTACAAAATAACCGTTCAACTCTTATTACTaggttttaatgattttttaatccTATTAGCTAGTATTGTTAGTaccttataaaaaatatattttttgaattatgattatatatagCATATCAATGGGACGAATTATGATTTTATGAGCGAATTTTGTTGTCCCAGTTAATGAAACCACTAGTGATCATCCTTTTAGGAACTCTTAACTATATATACATTTACAATGTTAGGAAGTTCACGTTTAACACACTACACTGATTTGTTTAAGTTATGCATGAATTTTATATTCATGCATGTAACAATAATGTGCAAACAATGACATTATTTTTATCTGCAAGCAAGTAATAAAACTGCCATGCTAAACTACAGCTGCGACTCTATATCAGATAACCAAACAATGTGATCAAAGCCTCGATCTGTAAAGGCTGAGCAGTACATGTGATTCAAAATTGTATGATTAGATGCAACAGTTAACACCTAAAAAGTACtccataagaaaaataattgacaaaATTGTAAATTGAATTAACTATAtacaataattctttttaactGCATAATCCATTTAATGAACTAATtaagtatataaatattttgatgtgTATTATATATCTTGTAGAACGTGTGAATTCTGCAACCAATCGTCAAGAATATCAACAGGAATGTCCTCAAATGTTCTATACATCTCTTCCTGAAATTTGTTGCTTCTAATATCATCAACTCCGTGGTCTTCTTCTACTTCCAACGTTGTCTCTCTCTTCTCCATTGTAGTACTGTTTTGATCTCCATGCAAAGAGGAAGTTGTAGCCTCTTGTTCATCACAAACCCTAACTTGATCTTCCGTTGTGGAGTAGTCGTTATTATGATTAGGTTCAAGCAACATAGGATCAATAATTCCCGCAACATCTCCATCTTGTTCCTCCATAACATGATCCGCGTTCTTCTCTttattcatcttcttctttattcGACACACTACAAAATCTTCTTTAAGAATATGattattttccttaaagaaaCTATCCGCGACATGATATTCTACCATCAACCAAGTTTTATCTTGGCCACACTCACttgtttcaaacttgaaatttctCTTAAATCCTACCACAAGCGCCGTACGATTCCTCCTTATAAGATGTTCCCCGGTTTGCCCTTTCCATGTCCCTTTAGCAGAAATTCGAGAAAAccttttatattcagtcttccGCTTCTTCAAAGGAGTAATAAAGTAACGAAACTTCTCTTCAGAATTAGCTCCAAATATCTCCCATGGTGGTTGATCTCCATATATATCCGCAAACTGGATAGGACATTGTTGATTCAAAGATAATTCGCCTTTGAAAAACTTCTTAAGATAGTTGATTAGCTCCGTATCAGTAGGATGAAAACGTATTCCCATTGGCTTCGACATTGATTCTAATTAATTATGTGAATTATGAAGTCTAAACAAAGATAGTTATCTATTTATACACATCTTATAACCCTAATGGAAAAAACTCAAATTACTCAACAAACTCAAGTTACTTTATTTCCTAAATTACTACTATAACCGTAATTGAACAAACTAAAGTTACTTAATTACTACTTCTCaagttactttatttccttaattaattattttcaatttctaatttGTATAGGACCACGTGCCCCACTTTTTGAAGCGTTCTCCTATAATTAACTTGATTTAACAaattagtaatattgaattatagaagattaaaaatatctttgaagatacttttttttttccgttAACTgcagaaaaaaaacaaatgaactAGGTTAGTTTAGGTAAAAATATCCCCGCGTTATATTGATGCTAACAGGAGCTGTTATTTTAGGTAAGTTGTTGAATTCAATTCCCTGTGAATTTTTGTCACATAATAAGataaaatcaatatttatgAACTgggttttaattattatttttcttttattatttttagtactctataaaattattatttttctttattatgattatataaaaatatgaattaataaaaataatgaatttatgAATTGAGCTAATTTATAAATAAGCAGATTAATAATCAACTCAAATTGAAACGGATTTGGACGGATTATAATTTTATGAGCGGATTTTTGACGGATTTGGATGGATAAATTGGAAAAACATATCAATTAAACTattatcgttaattaattactactatATAAATCATTTTTGATTTAGTAAGAGACCAGTAGATTGAATATTTAGTTTGATTTCGCAAATCATTCAATCTGATCATCTTTAAGAAAATTTACATTCCAATATATAAATCAGTAACATAAAATAAGGAGGACATACAATCAATCATACATTTTCCCCCGAATACAtccaatataatatatagtacaGGTACAATAACAAGCTAAGTATAATTAATTAAGTGATATATATATGTCCTTTCaatgtcaatatatatattattacaaaGAATTACTAATAGTTGTGTCATGTGTATTATTTTCCATAACCCCAAAAGTCCATTTCTCCGCGCATAGGAAGTTGATGATTGATTTGATTAGATTCAAATCCCATCCCTAATGAAACTTTAGATGAATCAATATTAATTCCCCATTGATGATCATTACTGCTTGCTACTTCTAAGCCAGACTCACAAGGCGCTGATTGATCAGCGCCTGACGATGAGAATTcatgaggatgatgatgatgatgatgatgatatccCAGTGATGTTGATTTGATCAAGTTTTGTGCTACttcaatgttgttgttgttgtgtgaATAGTACTCATGTGGAGCCAGAGTAGCAACTGGGATTTGGGAATAGTTTAAGTCATGGTGGTCATGGTGTTGTGGTAATTGGTGTAGTAGATATGGGCTATGATCATGATTGTCTTTGTGTGTGAAGTTGTTGATTGGTTGGTGGTGGTGATGGCTTGATGAGGCTACCTCATTTCCAGTTATTTTGAATAGGTTTTTCTTCTTGAATACCCTACATATCACCCAGCCATCCTCCTACACACATTTGAAAAGTACATAATATTGTTAAAAACATaatcaacaatatatataacaatCACTATAAGAAAATATGGAATTAGTTACGGAATTTATTGATATTTTCTAGCTAATTCGTAACTAAAGAGCTCATAGGtaattgaattttcttatacTCTGTCACTAATCCCTAGCTAAATgagattaatatggatttttttatttagatataaaattttgttcgtcgctaattatttattttctagtaATTAATTTGGcttatgaaaaattaaaagaccAGGTTGAATATGATGGGACATGTATATAAAATTTCTTAGAATGATATTCTTGCTGAGACATAATAAAATTAagcaattaaaaataagatatttctgataatttaaatttttaaatggCAATATATATGATCACACACACTTCTATAATTAGAATagaacatatataaatattggaTTTGAATTCCACCACTACcatcattttaaaaaagaaatttggtCCATATATGAAAAGAAATCAGATCTTTTAGAATGGGATGTTCAATTACTTGTATTAAAATTGTCCTActatataagtttttttatttattaaccTCTTGTACCATTTCAAGAATTCAGCTGAACTGAGATTATTACTATGGATAACAAATTCCTTGAAGCATGCATGCAAGCAGGGAATTCCTGACAGTCAAAGATTTTGTGGCAAGAAAGTCAATCCTGGGGAAATTattcactaattaattaatcattattATAAGGATCATTTGATTACTTTGACTAGCTTCCATAcatgcttatatatatatatatatatatgcaattgACGTGTAAGACTTCAACCAACTGGTTTTTCTTTagacttaatatatatatatatatagagagagtcGAGCTACATAAATTTGTTAGAATATTTCATTCTGATATTTGAATTAAATCATATTCTAATTAAACACTTTaattcttaataaaatattctaattagaCATCGTCGATtcgaattttgaaaaaatattgtgcgtgatttaatttagtttaaatatatatatccatgtTTATAGCTAATTGAGGCtgatatgtataaataaaagaaataacttATATGGTTAACTTAACTACCTAAAAGATGAATAAAAAcccaccaaaaaaaa is part of the Solanum stenotomum isolate F172 chromosome 8, ASM1918654v1, whole genome shotgun sequence genome and encodes:
- the LOC125874936 gene encoding protein BEARSKIN1-like isoform X1; this translates as MASSSNGGVPPGFRFHPTEEELLHYYLKKKLSFHKFDMEVIREIDLNKIEPWELQERCNIGSTPQNEWYFFSHKDRKYPTGSRTNRATNAGFWKATGRDKCIRNSFKKIGMRKTLVFYRGRAPHGQKTDWIMHEYRLEDADQNQTEDGWVICRVFKKKNLFKITGNEVASSSHHHHQPINNFTHKDNHDHSPYLLHQLPQHHDHHDLNYSQIPVATLAPHEYYSHNNNNIEVAQNLIKSTSLGYHHHHHHHPHEFSSSGADQSAPCESGLEVASSNDHQWGINIDSSKVSLGMGFESNQINHQLPMRGEMDFWGYGK
- the LOC125874941 gene encoding NAC domain containing protein 52-like → MSKPMGIRFHPTDTELINYLKKFFKGELSLNQQCPIQFADIYGDQPPWEIFGANSEEKFRYFITPLKKRKTEYKRFSRISAKGTWKGQTGEHLIRRNRTALVVGFKRNFKFETSECGQDKTWLMVEYHVADSFFKENNHILKEDFVVCRIKKKMNKEKNADHVMEEQDGDVAGIIDPMLLEPNHNNDYSTTEDQVRVCDEQEATTSSLHGDQNSTTMEKRETTLEVEEDHGVDDIRSNKFQEEMYRTFEDIPVDILDDWLQNSHVLQDI